The Gimibacter soli genome includes a region encoding these proteins:
- the ndk gene encoding nucleoside-diphosphate kinase: MAVQRTFSIIKPDATNRNLTGAVNAKLEAAGLRIVAQKRIQMTQKQAETFYAVHSARPFFGELVEFMTSAPVVVQVLEGEDAVAKNREVMGATNPSEAAEGTIRKEFALSIGENSVHGSDSAENAAIEIAQFFAGNEIVG, encoded by the coding sequence ATGGCCGTGCAACGCACTTTCTCGATCATCAAGCCGGATGCCACCAACCGCAACCTGACTGGCGCCGTTAACGCCAAGCTCGAAGCCGCTGGCCTGCGCATTGTTGCCCAGAAACGCATCCAGATGACCCAGAAACAAGCCGAGACCTTCTACGCTGTTCACAGCGCGCGTCCCTTCTTCGGCGAACTCGTCGAGTTCATGACCTCGGCTCCGGTCGTTGTTCAGGTTCTCGAAGGCGAAGACGCCGTTGCCAAGAACCGCGAAGTGATGGGCGCCACCAACCCGTCGGAAGCCGCTGAAGGCACCATCCGCAAAGAGTTCGCGCTGTCGATCGGCGAAAACTCGGTACACGGTTCGGATTCGGCCGAGAACGCAGCAATCGAAATCGCCCAGTTCTTCGCTGGTAACGAAATCGTCGGCTAA
- the purN gene encoding phosphoribosylglycinamide formyltransferase — protein sequence MAKLKLGVLISGSGTNLQVLIDACARADYPAEIALVISNKAAAGGIARAEAAGIPVATISHKDFDCREAFDDAMHEKLTEAGAEFICLAGFMRILSDKFIERWHDRMINIHPSLLPAYRGLDTHARAIADGVRFAGCTLHYVRPDLDNGPIIAQAVVPVLPGDTVETLAARIQVQEHRLYPAIVRLIAEGKVMVEDGRVVYGDGVELNISAATSPAIN from the coding sequence ATGGCGAAGCTGAAGCTCGGCGTCCTGATATCGGGGTCCGGCACCAATCTTCAGGTGCTGATCGATGCCTGCGCACGCGCCGACTATCCGGCTGAAATCGCCCTCGTCATTTCGAACAAGGCGGCAGCGGGCGGCATTGCCCGCGCCGAGGCCGCCGGCATTCCTGTCGCCACTATCAGCCACAAGGATTTCGATTGCCGCGAGGCTTTCGACGATGCGATGCATGAAAAACTGACGGAAGCGGGGGCGGAATTCATCTGCCTTGCCGGTTTCATGCGCATCCTTTCGGATAAGTTTATCGAACGCTGGCACGACCGGATGATCAATATCCACCCCAGCCTCCTGCCCGCCTACCGCGGCCTTGATACCCACGCCCGCGCGATTGCCGATGGCGTGCGTTTCGCCGGCTGCACGCTCCATTATGTGCGCCCGGACCTCGACAACGGCCCGATCATCGCGCAGGCCGTGGTACCGGTGCTGCCGGGTGACACAGTCGAAACCCTCGCCGCCCGTATCCAGGTGCAGGAACACCGGCTCTACCCCGCAATCGTCCGCCTGATCGCCGAAGGCAAGGTGATGGTGGAAGATGGCCGCGTGGTTTACGGGGACGGCGTCGAGTTGAATATCTCGGCGGCCACAAGCCCCGCCATCAACTGA
- the purM gene encoding phosphoribosylformylglycinamidine cyclo-ligase, which translates to MSDTKQSYTYKDAGVDIDAGEALVDNIKPLAQSTARPGSNPDLGGFGGLFDLRAAGFNDPILVAATDGVGTKLKVAIDAGLHDTVGIDLVAMCVNDLVVQGAEPLLFLDYMATGKLDVKQMTAVVAGIAEGCRQAGAALVGGETAEMPGMYHDKDYDLAGFAVGAAERGTMIDGSTVAEGDILIGLASSGVHSNGYSLVRRIVGDKGYKYADKAPFDASRTLGEALIAPTRIYVKSCLKGVRAGYVKALAHITGGGFTENVPRVLPKGTQAVIDSGAWTLSPLFSWLQGEGNIRASEMARTFNCGIGMVAVVAPENADAAVALLKAEGEDAVIIGKVVKGEEKPTCLVTGKAGTWGEAADWSALTTG; encoded by the coding sequence GTGAGCGATACGAAACAGTCTTATACCTATAAAGATGCCGGCGTCGATATCGATGCGGGTGAAGCGCTTGTCGACAATATCAAGCCGCTGGCGCAATCGACCGCGCGCCCGGGCTCGAACCCCGACCTTGGCGGCTTCGGCGGCCTGTTTGACCTGCGCGCTGCGGGCTTCAACGATCCGATCCTTGTGGCGGCCACGGACGGCGTCGGCACCAAGCTGAAGGTCGCGATTGATGCGGGGCTCCATGACACGGTCGGGATCGACCTTGTCGCCATGTGCGTCAACGATCTGGTGGTACAAGGCGCCGAGCCGCTTCTGTTCCTCGATTATATGGCGACCGGCAAACTGGATGTGAAGCAGATGACGGCCGTCGTCGCCGGTATCGCCGAAGGCTGCCGTCAGGCTGGCGCGGCCCTTGTGGGCGGTGAAACTGCCGAAATGCCCGGCATGTACCATGACAAGGATTATGACCTTGCCGGTTTCGCCGTGGGCGCGGCCGAGCGCGGCACCATGATCGACGGCTCAACCGTTGCTGAAGGCGATATCCTCATCGGCCTCGCCTCTTCGGGCGTTCACTCGAACGGCTATTCGCTGGTGCGCCGCATTGTGGGCGACAAGGGCTACAAATATGCCGACAAGGCACCGTTCGACGCCAGCCGCACGCTCGGCGAAGCGCTGATCGCACCGACCAGGATTTATGTGAAAAGCTGCCTCAAGGGCGTTCGCGCCGGCTATGTGAAGGCGCTGGCGCACATCACCGGCGGCGGCTTCACTGAAAACGTCCCCCGCGTGCTGCCGAAAGGCACACAGGCCGTGATCGACAGCGGCGCATGGACCCTTTCCCCGCTCTTTTCGTGGCTGCAGGGCGAAGGCAATATCCGCGCGTCGGAAATGGCCCGCACCTTCAACTGCGGCATCGGCATGGTAGCTGTTGTGGCGCCCGAGAATGCCGACGCAGCCGTCGCGCTTCTGAAAGCCGAAGGCGAAGACGCCGTCATCATCGGCAAGGTCGTGAAGGGCGAAGAGAAGCCCACTTGCCTTGTCACCGGCAAGGCCGGCACCTGGGGCGAAGCGGCCGACTGGTCCGCCCTCACCACGGGCTGA